Proteins encoded in a region of the Zea mays cultivar B73 chromosome 2, Zm-B73-REFERENCE-NAM-5.0, whole genome shotgun sequence genome:
- the RAB2A gene encoding ras-related protein Rab-2-A — protein sequence MSYAYLFKYIIIGDTGVGKSCLLLQFTDKRFQPVHDLTIGVEFGARMINIDNKPIKLQIWDTAGQESFRSITRSYYRGAAGALLVYDITRRETFNHLASWLEDARQHANANMTIMLVGNKCDLSHRRAVSYEEGEQFAKEHGLIFMEASAKTAQNVEEAFVKTAGAIYKKIQDGVFDVSNESYGIKVGYVVPGQSGGAGSSSQGGGCCS from the exons ATGTCGTACGCCTACCTCTTCAAGTACATCATCATCGGCGACACAG GCGTCGGTAAGTCGTGCCTGCTGCTGCAGTTCACCGACAAGCGCTTCCAGCCCGTCCACGACCTCACCATCGGCGTCGAGTTCGGGGCCCGGATGATCAACATCGACAACaagcccatcaagctccagatttgGGATACG GCTGGTCAAGAGTCATTCAGATCCATAACTAGATCATACTACAGAGGAGCTGCTGGTGCTCTTTTGGTCTATGATATCACTAG GAGGGAGACTTTCAATCACCTTGCAAGCTGGCTGGAGGATGCAAGGCAGCACGCGAATGCTAACATGACGATAATGCTTGTTGGGAATAAGTGTGATCTGTCTCACAGGCGTGCAGTGAGCTATGAGGAAGGCGAGCAGTTCGCAAAGGAACATGGTCTTATCTTCATGGAGGCCTCTGCAAAGACCGCGCAGAATGTCGAGGAG GCATTTGTTAAGACTGCTGGAGCAATCTACAAGAAAATCCAAGATGGCGTTTTCGATGTATCTAATGAG TCTTATGGGATCAAAGTTGGATATGTAGTCCCTGGCCAATCTGGAGGTGCTGGTAGCTCTTCTCAAGGTGGTGGCTGCTGCAGCTAA
- the LOC100217085 gene encoding Cytochrome P450 724B1 (The RefSeq protein has 1 substitution compared to this genomic sequence), with the protein MMMMMAGEHVLAALATLLLASLLTLVLNHFLPLPLNPKAPRGSFGWPLLGETLRFLTPHASNTLGGFLEDHCSRYGRVFKSHLFCTPTVVSCDQDLNHFILQNEERLFQCSYPRPIHGILGKSSMLVVLGEDHKRLRNLALALVTSTKLKPSYLGDIEKIALHVVGAWRRHGGVRVVAFCEEARKFAFSVIVKQVLGLSPEEPVTARILEDFLAFMKGLISFPLYIPGTPYAKAVRARERISSTVKGIIKERRSAGSWNKQGDFLDVLLSSNELSDEEKVSFVLDSLLGGYETTSLLISMVVYFLGQSAQDLDLVKREHDSIRSNKGKEECLTSEDYKKMEYTQQVINEALRCGNIVKFVHRKALKDVKYKEYLIPSGWKVLPVFTAVHLNPSLHGDAQQFQPCRWEGTSQGTSKRFTPFGGGPRLCPGSELAKVETAFFLHHLVLNYRWRIDGDDIPMAYPYVEFQRGLPIEIEPTSPES; encoded by the exons atgatgatgatgatggcggGGGAGCACGTGCTGGCCGCTCTGGCCACCCTGCTTCTGGCCTCGCTCCTGACCCTGGTGCTGAACCACTTCCTGCCCTTGCTTCTGAACCCCAAGGCCCCCAGGGGAAGCTTCGGGTGGCCGCTCCTCGGCGAGACGCTCAGGTTCCTCACGCCGCACGCCTCCAACACGCTGGGCGGCTTCCTCGAGGATCACTGCTCCAG GTATGGGCGGGTGTTCAAGTCCCACCTGTTCTGCACCCCGACGGTGGTGTCCTGCGACCAGGACCTCAACCACTTCATCCTGCAGAACGAGGAGCGGCTGTTCCAGTGCAGCTACCCGAGGCCGATCCATGGCATCCTGGGCAAGTCCTCCATGCTCGTCGTCCTGGGCGAGGACCACAAGCGCCTCAGGAACCTCGCCCTCGCCCTCGTCACCTCCACCAAGCTCAAGCCCAGCTACCTAGGCGACATCGAGAAGATCGCGCTGCACGTCGTCGGCGCATGGCGACGGCACGGCGGCGTCAGGGTCGTCGCATTCTGCGAGGAGGCAAGAAAG TTCGCATTCAGTGTGATAGTGAAGCAGGTGCTGGGGCTGTCGCCAGAGGAGCCGGTCACTGCAAGGATACTCGAGGACTTCCTGGCCTTCATGAAGGGCCTCATCTCCTTCCCCCTCTACATCCCAGGGACCCCATATGCCAAGGCTGTCCGG GCGAGAGAGAGGATATCCAGCACTGTGAAGGGCATCATCAAGGAGCGGAGGAGCGCTGGGTCATGGAACAAGCAGGGCGACTTCCTTGACGTGCTGCTGTCAAGCAACGAGCTATCTGACGAGGAGAAAGTGAGCTTTGTGCTGGACTCCCTGCTGGGAGGGTATGAGACCACCTCGCTCCTCATCTCCATGGTCGTTTATTTCCTTGGCCAGTCTGCTCAAGATCTGGACCTGGTTAAG AGGGAGCACGACAGCATAAGATCCAACAAAGGCAAGGAGGAGTGCTTGACTTCAGAAGACTACAAGAAGATGGAATATACCCAACAA GTCATCAACGAGGCGCTGAGATGCGGCAACATCGTCAAGTTCGTCCACCGGAAGGCGCTGAAAGACGTCAAATACAAAG AGTATCTGATTCCATCTGGCTGGAAGGTCCTACCGGTCTTCACTGCCGTTCATCTGAACCCCTCACTTCATGGAGACGCGCAGCAGTTTCAGCCCTGTAGGTGGGag GGCACAAGCCAAGGGACAAGCAAGAGGTTTACACCGTTCGGTGGTGGCCCCCGGCTCTGCCCAGGATCAGAGCTCGCTAAAGTGGAGACTGCTTTCTTCCTCCATCACCTTGTCCTCAATTATAG ATGGAGAATTGATGGCGATGACATTCCAATGGCATACCCGTATGTGGAGTTTCAGAGAGGTCTGCCAATAGAAATCGAGCCAACGTCCCCTGAATCTTGA